One Streptosporangium becharense genomic window, TGGTGAGGACCCGGTTGAGCTTCTCGGCGCCGAGCCTGGTGCCGTCCGCCACGGTGACCTGACCGGCGTGGATGGACCGGCCGATGCCGACACCGCCCCCGTGGTGGATGGAGACCCAGGCCGCGCCGGAGGCCACGTTGAGCATCGCGTTCAGCAGCGGCCAGTCGGCGATCGCGTCGGAGCCGTCGGCCATGCCCTCGGTCTCGCGGTACGGGCTGGCGACGCTGCCGCAGTCGAGGTGGTCGCGGCCGATCACCAGCGGTGCCTCGATCTCCCCGGAGGCCACCATGTCGTTGAAACGCTCGCCGGCCAGGTGCCGTTCGCCGTAGCCGAGCCAGCAGATGCGGGCGGGCAACCCCTGGAAGTGGACCTTCTCCCCGGCCAGGCGGATCCACCGGGTCAGCGGTTCGTTGTCCGGGAAGAGCTCGCAGATCGCCTGGTCGGTCCTGGCGATGTCGGCGGCCGACCCGGACAGCGCGGCCCACCGGAAGGGACCCTTGCCCTCGCAGAACAGCGGCCGGATGTAGGCGGGCACGAAGCCCGGGAAGTCGAAGGCCCGGGTGTAACCCGCCAGCTTGGCCTCGCCCCGGATGGAGTTGCCGTAGTCGAAGACCTCGGCCCCGGCGTCCCGGAAGCCGACCATGGCCTCCACATGCCTGGCCATGGACTCGCGGGCCCTGTGGGTGAACCCCGCCGGGTCCTTCTCTCGCTCGTCGGCCATGTCGTCGAAGGCCATGCCCGCCGGAAGGTACATCAGCGGGTCGTGCGCGGAGGTCTGGTCGGTGACGATGTCGATCTCGGCACCCCTGCGCAGCAGTTCGGGCACGGCTTCCGCCGCGTTGGCCCGCACACCGATGCTCAGCGGAACACGCCGGTCGCGGGCGTCGTACGCCAGGCGGAGCGCCTCGTCGAGGTCGGCGGCCCGCACGTCGAGGTAACGGTGCTCGATCCGCCGGTCGATCGACCTGGGGTCGCAGTCGATGCAGATCACCACGCCGCCGTTCATGGTCACGGCGAGCGGCTGGGCACCGCCCATACCGCCGAGGCCGGCGGTCAACGTGATCGTCCCGGCCAGGCTGCCGCCGAACCGCTTGGCGGCCACCGCGCTGAAGGTCTCGTAGGTGCCCTGCAGGATGCCCTGGGTGCCGATGTAGATCCATGATCCGGCCGTCATCTGCCCGTACATGGTCAGGCCGGCGGCCTCCAGGCGCCGGAACTCCTCCCAGTCGGCCCAGTCGGGCACCAGGTTGGAGTTGGCGATGAGCACCCGCGGCGCCCACTCGTGCGTGCGGAACACCCCGACGGGACGACCCGACTGCACCAGCAGCGTCTCGTCGCCCTCAAGGGTGGTCAGGGTGCGGGTGATGGCCTCGAAGGAGCGCCAGTCACGCGCGGCCTTCCCCGAACCGCCGTAGACGACGAGCTGCTCCGGATGCTCGGCCACCTCCGGGTCCAGGTTGTTCTGGATCATCCGGAGCGCCGCCTCCTGCGGCCACCCCTTGGCGGTGAGCGTGGTACCGCGCGGCGCGCGCACAACCCGGTTGCCGGTCATGCCCGACCTCCCCATCAGGAATGAATGAACGCATTCATATTTGTCACCTGGAGGCCACAGGTCAACCCGGAGCAAGGGGGGTGCCGCGGGCGACAGGCCCGGACACCCCCCTCGCGGGAGCCGTCACGATCAACACACCCGATCCTCGCCCCGCACGGACGGGGATCGGAAGATCGGATTCGGCACGCGCCCGATGGGCGCCCCGTGCGAAGGAGAGGCTCCGCACAGGCGGGGATGCCCCGATCCACTGAGCGACGAACCAGGTAATCGACCTTATGTCCGAATCATTCCCCTATGGTCGATGTGAATTTGCATGATTCAGCCCAAAGCGCGAAGAGACATCCACTCCTGGGAAGGCGGAAACCGCGCTCCGCCGGCCCGGATCGGGTCGTCGGCGGGCACCAGACGCCCCCGGCGCCGGACGGCGGCGCGAATCACACGGCCCGGTGATGGACCCGCGGTGCGACCGGGCGGCCCGGGTCAGGTCGGCAGCAGGAACTGGGTGGCCGCGAGCTCTCGGTAGAGGGGGTCGCCGGCCAGCAGTTCGTCGTGGGTGCCGACGGCCCGCACCCGGCCGGCCTCCATCACCACGATCCGGTCGGCGCCGGTGACGGTGGAAAGACGATGGGCGATCACCAGCACGGTCGTCTCCTTCGCCACCTCGGCGACCACCTCTCGCAACCGCGACTCGTTGACCGCGTCGAGCTGGGAGGTGGCCTCGTCGAGCAGCAGCAGGCGCGGGCCGCGCAACAGGGCTCGCGCGATGGCGACCCGCTGCCGTTCACCACCGGAGAGCATGACACCGCGGTGACCGACCCGGGTGTCCAGACCCTCGGGAAGTCGGGCGACCAGATCCTCCAGGCGGGTGCGTTCGAGCACCCGCGCGATGCCGGTCTCCGTGGCATCCGGCGCGGCGAAGACCAGGTTCTCCCTGAGCGTGCCGTCGAGCACCGGCGCGTCCTGCTCGACGTAGCCGAGACAGGCGCGAAGCCCGGCCAGCGGCCATTCGCGGATGTCGCGACCGTCGATCGCGATCGTCCCGGCCTGATGGTCGTAGAAGCGTTCGATCAGAGCGAAGACCGTCGACTTGCCCGCACCCGACGGCCCCACCAGAGCGGTCAGCCCGCCGGCGGCCACCTCGAAGGAGACGCTGTCGTGGACGGCGGGCCGGTCGTCCCCGTACCGGAAGGCCACCCCCTCGAAGACGACCCCCGCCGGAGCCCCGCCGGCCAGGTGACCGGTGGTGCCGGCCACCTCGCCCGGCAGCTCCTCCACCTCGCGGATGCGCCTGACCGCGGCCAGGCCGTTCTGCACCTCGGTGAAGCCCTGGACCAGCTGGCCGACGGGGGCGACAAGATAGAACAGGTACAGCAGGAACGCGATCAGGGCGGAGACCTCCAGAGAACCGGAGGCGACACGCGCGCCGCCCACTCCGAGCACGGCCACGAAGGCGAGCTGCGCGGAGACCCACGCCGAGACTCCTGAGACGGCGGTCAGCCACGCCACCGCGATCCCCCGGTCACGCGCCTCGCGGGCGGCCTCGCCCACCGCGGCGATCTCCCGGTCTTCGGCACCGCTGGCCTTGACGGTACGGAACGCCTGGAGCGTCCGGTCGAGCACCGCACCCATCTCACCGACCGCGGTCTGCGCCTGGAGCGACGCCCGCTGGATGCGGGGCATGATCAGGCTCACCACGGCGCCGACCAGGACCAGCACCCCCAGCGTCATGAGCAGCAGCGCACCGTCGATGACCGCCATCATCACCATGGCGCCGACCAGCACGAACAGCGAACTGACCGTCTCGACCAACCCGTTGGTGAACACCGACCGCAGAAGCGTGGTGTCGGAGGTCACCCTGGACATCAGGTCGCCGGGCCTGAGCCGGTCGACCTCGGAGACCCGCAGCCGGAGCATCCGCTCGACGAGGTTGCGGCGCGCGGCGAAGACGACACCCTCGCCCATCCGCTCCAGCACATAGCTGCCCAGCGCGCCGATCGCGGCGCCCGCCAGCACGGCCGCGGTCAGGCCGAGCACCGGCCCGACCAGGGAACTCCCCTCGCCGAAGGCGTCGACCACCGTCTTCGCGAGGAGCGGCATGGCCAGCCCGGCGGCGGAGCCGAGGAGGCTGAGCACACCGCCGAGCAACAAGGTCGCGCGGTGGGGCCGGATGTGGTCGAGCAACAACCGCCATGACGCGGTCTCGGGCACGGGACCTCCCCTGAAACGACATGATCGGCCTCCGGCCGCCCCTCCTGTCTACCGCGCACGCGCTCGGCACAGGCGTCTCGCGCGATTTCATAGACGAAAGTCGATTGCGTCAACATAGATTGACGCAACGAGGTGTCGCCGAACCCGGACGGAGGGCCGGGAGGGCCGGGAGAGGGGCCACAGGCGTCCTGCGGGGAGAGAAGGGGGAGGACGCGGCCTGCGCGGAGAAGGGGGAGGACGCCCTGCGCGGATAGCGGCCGCAGGCGCCCGGCCGGGAGAGCGCGGCTCACCTCCGGTGAGCCGGAGGCGCCGGTGTCCCGCCGATCCGGAGTCGGCCCTGGACGGGCCGATCGGCGGGACACCGGCATTCGGGCGGGCCGCCGGGAGGTCAGTGGCGGCGCGCGCCGTGCTCTCTGCGAGCCCTGGCCACGGTATCGAGGATCTCGTCCTGGGTCTTCAGCAGCTTCGCCTCGGCCTCCTCGGTCCGGGCCGCGGCCACCATCCGGCGGTCGCCCATCCGGCTGCCCAGGCTCCTCTTGGCCCTGGCCTTCATCTCGCGCAGGTTCAGCTTCTCCAACAGGCCCACGATCCACACTCCTTCGGGAGGAAGGATCGTCAGCTTCCCGCGAACCGGCCGGGTATGCGTCATCACGGGGATCGTCGGGCGATCCCCGCTGAGCGGCCCGCACAGGCCACCCGGCGCGAGGCCGCCCGACCGAATCCACCCGGCCGAATCCACCCGGCCGAATCCACCCGGCGCGAGCCCACCCGGCGGGGGCCACTCGCTGTGAGTCCGCCCGGCCGAATCCGTTCAGTCGAGGCCGGGTACGTCGTCGTACTCGATGTCGCCCTCCTCGGCCCGGCGGAGCCGGATGTCCTCCACCCACGCGCAGGCGAACCGCCGGATCTCCATGATGCGTTCCTCGTCGAGGCCGTAGGCCTCGAAGTCCTCGTCGGCGATCAGGTCGACGAACTCCAGGCGCATCACCAGTTCGGCGAGGGAGAACTCCTCGTTGTGCAGGCGGGCGAGATGCTCCAGCTCGCGAAACCCGTACAGGTGTGAGACCGCCGCGACGTCGATGACGTCGCGGGCGAGGCTGCGCTCATGCAGGGCTCGCATCTTCAGGCCGACCGCGTCGTCCAGGGAGACGACGGAGACGTCCCCGACGATCACAGGCTGCTGCTGGAACGCCTCTCTGAGCAGGTCGAACTCGCAGCTCTGCTCGGTCACCGGGTCGCTGACCACCAGGCGGCCCATCCGGGGCGTCACCTCCACCAGGGTGACGTCCAGCCCGGCGGCCCGGAACGCCTCGGCCACCCCGTCGGCGACCTCGGGCAGCGGTGTCTCGGCCGCGGTGGCGAAGTCGAGGTCGTCACTGGGCCGCTCGGTGAACCCGTGCGCGTTCATCGCGTAGCCGCCGGCCAGCACCAGGCCGAACCGGGAACAGGCGGGCAGCGCGGCCTGGAGCATCCGCTGCTGGAAGGGTGGCAGGATCACCGGGCTCCTCCCAGCAGGTCGATCTTGCTCTCCCAGGCCCTGCGGTAACTCGGGCCGATGCCCCGGCGCAGGGTGGGCCAGTCGGCGACGAGGATGCCGGCGTTCAGGTATGACTCGGCGTCGGTCCGGCCGCCGCCGGTGATGATCGTGCGGTACAGGCTCATCCGCAGCCGCCGGTCCGTCAGGTCGAAGGCGGTCAGCCCGGACCAGCAGAGGTGGGCGGGCAGGGCGACCACTCCCACGGCCGGCCCGCGCAGGTCGTCCAGGGAGTCGGGGACCCGCCGCTCCACACCGTCCCAGCGTGACGGAAGCGCACTCACACCCCCAGTATGCCGCTGCCCGCTCACCGCTCCCGGGAGGCCGCTCCGTGGCGGCGCCGCCCGCGGGTGGAGGGGAGGTCGTGGCGGCCGGAGACGAACTCCTGGAAGGCGATCTTGGCCTGGATCACCGGCCGGCGCCAGCGTTTCTCCCGGAGTTCGGCGCCGGCCATCTTGCGGGGCTGGGGGCGGCGCGAGCCGGGGGCGTAGAACCAGTGTGCCCAGGGCGATCCGGGACGGGCCAGCCGCAGCGCGCCGGGCACCAGGAGGACCGGGACGAACAACCCGACCAGGCCGGTCCAGATCTTGCCCTTGAGCAGGGTGATCACCGCGAGGACGAGGTTGACCACGATGACGCCGGCCGTCAGCCACGCCCCCTGGGCCGTTCCGTCGGAGTTCTCCCAGCCGAGGGGACGCAGGCCGAGCAGCAGCAGCCCGGTGACCGCGACGGCGACGAACACGGCGTCGACCGACGCGCGGCCCTCCTCCTCCCAGTAGACGTCGTGCAGGTGCAGGATCAACGCGAACTCGTCGAGGATCAGGGCGGCCCCCACGCCGAAGAGGGCCGCCGTCACGGCGTACCATCCCTGCGAGACACCCGAGACGATCAGGCCGGACACGCCGCCGAGCAGGGTGAGCACCACGCCGAACACCACGTGGTGGATGTGCATCTCACCGATGTTGACGTTGCGGAACCAGCCGATCCTGGCGCGGATGAGCCGCACGTTGATCCTGGTGAAGACGAAGGCCACGATCAACGCGACGAAGAAGCAGAACAGCGGCAGCCGTCCCGCGTCGATGATGCGTTGGTAGAACAGATCCCCCACAACCTCCCCAGGCTATGCGAGAAGCCCCACCGCTGAGGCGACCCGTTGCGTGAGAAGCCCCACCACGCGAGGCGACCCGCCGCGTGAGAAGCCCCACCGCGAGGCGACCCGCGACACGGGTAACCTCGCCGCACGGGCGGTGGGCTCGCGCGGGCCCGGCTCACGTCAGGAAGCCGCGCAGGAGCGCCGCGGTCCCCTCCAGGTGCTCCGTGACGGCCTGCCGGGCCGCGTCGGGATCGCCCGCGAGGATGGCCGTGACGATCGCCTCGTGCTGGACCGCGGCGTGCTCGATGTTGCGCTGGAGCACCGGGATGGCGTTGAGCAGGTCGGTGACCCGCAGCCGGGCGTCGGCGCAGGCGGCGGCCAGCAGCGAGGAGCCGGTCAGCTCGGCGATGGCCAGGTGGAAGGCCGTGTCGAGGCGGCGGTAGTCGTCGGGACCGGCGGAGTTGACCTCCGCCAGGCGCCGTCGCAGCACCCGCCGCTGCTGCTGGGACAGCTCGGCGCCGGCCAGGACCTGCGCGGCTCCGCACTCGACGGCCAGCCGGAAGGTGAACGCGTCGTCCAGGTCGGCGGTGCCCATGTCGGCCACCACCCTGCGCAGGTCCTCCCGGTGCGGCGGCGCGGGCCGGTAGGTCACGAACGCGCCGCCGTAACGGCCGCGCCGCACGTCGAGGTAGCCCGCCTCCTGCAACGCCCTGATGGCCTCCCGCAGGGTCACGCGGCTGATGCCGAGCCGGGTGGCGAGCTCCCGTTCGGGAGGGAGCCGCTCCCCGTGGGGGACGGCGCCGAGCTTGATCACCTGAAGGAGCCGCTCGACGGTCTCCTCGAAGGCGTTGCCCGCGCGCACCGGGCGGAACGCGACGTCGAGGCCCGCCTCCCCCATGGTGCCGCCTTCCGTCACCGAAGCTC contains:
- the hutU gene encoding urocanate hydratase, translated to MTGNRVVRAPRGTTLTAKGWPQEAALRMIQNNLDPEVAEHPEQLVVYGGSGKAARDWRSFEAITRTLTTLEGDETLLVQSGRPVGVFRTHEWAPRVLIANSNLVPDWADWEEFRRLEAAGLTMYGQMTAGSWIYIGTQGILQGTYETFSAVAAKRFGGSLAGTITLTAGLGGMGGAQPLAVTMNGGVVICIDCDPRSIDRRIEHRYLDVRAADLDEALRLAYDARDRRVPLSIGVRANAAEAVPELLRRGAEIDIVTDQTSAHDPLMYLPAGMAFDDMADEREKDPAGFTHRARESMARHVEAMVGFRDAGAEVFDYGNSIRGEAKLAGYTRAFDFPGFVPAYIRPLFCEGKGPFRWAALSGSAADIARTDQAICELFPDNEPLTRWIRLAGEKVHFQGLPARICWLGYGERHLAGERFNDMVASGEIEAPLVIGRDHLDCGSVASPYRETEGMADGSDAIADWPLLNAMLNVASGAAWVSIHHGGGVGIGRSIHAGQVTVADGTRLGAEKLNRVLTNDPGTGVIRHVDAGYDEAVSVAEERGVRVPMRES
- a CDS encoding ABC transporter ATP-binding protein yields the protein MPETASWRLLLDHIRPHRATLLLGGVLSLLGSAAGLAMPLLAKTVVDAFGEGSSLVGPVLGLTAAVLAGAAIGALGSYVLERMGEGVVFAARRNLVERMLRLRVSEVDRLRPGDLMSRVTSDTTLLRSVFTNGLVETVSSLFVLVGAMVMMAVIDGALLLMTLGVLVLVGAVVSLIMPRIQRASLQAQTAVGEMGAVLDRTLQAFRTVKASGAEDREIAAVGEAAREARDRGIAVAWLTAVSGVSAWVSAQLAFVAVLGVGGARVASGSLEVSALIAFLLYLFYLVAPVGQLVQGFTEVQNGLAAVRRIREVEELPGEVAGTTGHLAGGAPAGVVFEGVAFRYGDDRPAVHDSVSFEVAAGGLTALVGPSGAGKSTVFALIERFYDHQAGTIAIDGRDIREWPLAGLRACLGYVEQDAPVLDGTLRENLVFAAPDATETGIARVLERTRLEDLVARLPEGLDTRVGHRGVMLSGGERQRVAIARALLRGPRLLLLDEATSQLDAVNESRLREVVAEVAKETTVLVIAHRLSTVTGADRIVVMEAGRVRAVGTHDELLAGDPLYRELAATQFLLPT
- a CDS encoding nucleotidyl transferase AbiEii/AbiGii toxin family protein, with amino-acid sequence MILPPFQQRMLQAALPACSRFGLVLAGGYAMNAHGFTERPSDDLDFATAAETPLPEVADGVAEAFRAAGLDVTLVEVTPRMGRLVVSDPVTEQSCEFDLLREAFQQQPVIVGDVSVVSLDDAVGLKMRALHERSLARDVIDVAAVSHLYGFRELEHLARLHNEEFSLAELVMRLEFVDLIADEDFEAYGLDEERIMEIRRFACAWVEDIRLRRAEEGDIEYDDVPGLD
- a CDS encoding FadR/GntR family transcriptional regulator gives rise to the protein MGEAGLDVAFRPVRAGNAFEETVERLLQVIKLGAVPHGERLPPERELATRLGISRVTLREAIRALQEAGYLDVRRGRYGGAFVTYRPAPPHREDLRRVVADMGTADLDDAFTFRLAVECGAAQVLAGAELSQQQRRVLRRRLAEVNSAGPDDYRRLDTAFHLAIAELTGSSLLAAACADARLRVTDLLNAIPVLQRNIEHAAVQHEAIVTAILAGDPDAARQAVTEHLEGTAALLRGFLT